A region from the Nodosilinea sp. FACHB-141 genome encodes:
- the glgX gene encoding glycogen debranching protein GlgX: protein MSPKVLPGQSYPLGATVYAVGVNFCLYSKHATGIDLLLFEADDLTEPSRVIALDPLWNRTFYYWHLFVPGLKSGQIYAYRVHGPFDPARGHRFDATKVLLDPYARAVVGDDIYDRSRAIGPGDNCATALKGVVVDTRNYDWQGDRPLHIPYSSSVIYEMHVGGFTHHPSSGLPDEQRGTYAGLIEKIPYLQELGITAVELLPIHQFDAQDAMPGRDNYWGYSTLGFFAPHRAYSSRKDPLGPVNEFRDMVKALHRAGIEVILDVVFNHSAEGNHEGPTLSFKGIDNETYYMLEDNPIYYSNYSGCGNTLSPNHAVVGRMILDSLRYWVSEMHVDGFRFDLASVMSRDMAGNPLEDPPILWNIESEPILAGTKIIAEAWDAAGLYQVGSFIGDRFAEWNGPYRDHVRQFIKGDEGVVPDLAARLLGSPDIYQKPNREPNRSIHFVTCHDGFTLNDLVSYDHKYNEANGEHNRDGTDANYSWNCGVEGLTAPPEVEQLRQRQIKNFLTLLFMSQGTPMLLMGDEVRRTQRGNNNAYCQDNDLSWFNWDAVEKEQPLLRFTQGLIHFIQNLKVFQLQHLLRVTTTWHYEPHIVWHGTTLNQPDWSEHSRTLAFTLRYPDAKEQIHVMLNAYWEALMFDLPGLGPHDRWHRIVDTAVPPPRDFCYPEEAPVFESDRYPVGPRSTVVLMSRPQG, encoded by the coding sequence ATGAGTCCAAAAGTTCTCCCTGGCCAAAGCTACCCATTGGGGGCCACCGTCTACGCTGTGGGGGTTAATTTTTGCCTGTACTCCAAACACGCTACTGGTATAGACCTGCTGCTGTTTGAGGCCGACGACCTCACCGAACCCAGCCGGGTAATTGCTTTAGACCCGCTGTGGAACCGCACATTTTACTACTGGCACTTGTTTGTGCCGGGGCTAAAGAGTGGCCAGATCTACGCCTATCGGGTTCACGGCCCCTTTGATCCGGCCCGCGGCCACCGCTTCGATGCCACCAAGGTGCTGCTCGACCCCTACGCCCGCGCCGTTGTCGGCGACGACATCTACGATCGCAGCCGCGCCATTGGCCCCGGCGACAACTGCGCCACCGCCCTCAAAGGAGTGGTAGTTGATACCCGTAACTACGACTGGCAGGGCGATCGCCCCCTGCACATTCCCTACTCCAGCAGCGTCATCTACGAGATGCACGTGGGTGGCTTTACCCACCACCCGTCCTCTGGCCTGCCCGACGAGCAGCGGGGCACCTACGCCGGGCTAATCGAAAAAATTCCCTACCTGCAAGAACTGGGCATTACGGCTGTTGAGCTGCTGCCCATTCACCAATTCGATGCCCAAGATGCGATGCCCGGACGGGACAACTACTGGGGCTATAGCACCCTGGGCTTTTTTGCCCCCCACCGCGCCTACAGCTCCCGCAAAGACCCTCTGGGGCCGGTGAACGAGTTTCGCGACATGGTCAAGGCCCTACACCGGGCCGGTATCGAAGTCATTCTCGACGTGGTGTTTAACCACTCTGCTGAGGGCAACCACGAAGGCCCCACCCTGAGCTTTAAGGGCATCGACAACGAAACCTACTATATGCTCGAAGACAACCCCATCTACTACTCCAACTACAGCGGCTGCGGCAATACGCTGTCGCCCAACCACGCCGTTGTCGGGCGCATGATTCTCGACAGTCTGCGCTACTGGGTGTCAGAGATGCACGTGGATGGCTTTCGCTTTGACCTGGCTTCGGTGATGTCGCGCGACATGGCCGGCAACCCCTTAGAAGACCCGCCGATTTTGTGGAACATTGAGTCGGAGCCGATTTTGGCGGGTACCAAGATCATTGCTGAGGCTTGGGATGCAGCGGGGCTATACCAGGTGGGCAGCTTTATCGGCGATCGCTTTGCCGAATGGAATGGCCCCTACCGCGACCACGTGCGCCAGTTTATCAAAGGTGACGAGGGCGTGGTGCCCGACCTAGCCGCCCGCCTGTTGGGCAGCCCCGACATTTACCAAAAGCCCAACCGCGAGCCCAACCGCAGCATTCACTTTGTCACCTGCCACGACGGCTTTACCCTCAACGACCTGGTTTCGTACGACCACAAGTACAACGAGGCCAACGGCGAGCATAACCGCGACGGCACCGACGCCAACTACAGCTGGAACTGCGGGGTAGAGGGCCTCACTGCCCCGCCTGAGGTCGAGCAGCTGCGCCAGCGGCAGATCAAAAACTTTCTCACCCTGCTGTTTATGTCCCAAGGCACTCCCATGCTGCTGATGGGCGACGAGGTGCGCCGCACCCAGCGCGGCAACAACAACGCCTACTGCCAAGACAACGACCTGAGCTGGTTTAACTGGGATGCCGTAGAGAAAGAACAACCGCTGCTGCGCTTTACCCAGGGGCTAATTCACTTCATTCAAAACCTGAAGGTATTTCAGCTCCAGCACCTGCTGCGGGTAACTACCACCTGGCACTACGAACCCCACATCGTTTGGCATGGCACCACCCTCAACCAGCCCGACTGGTCGGAGCACTCCCGCACCCTGGCTTTTACCCTGCGCTACCCCGACGCTAAGGAGCAAATTCACGTCATGCTCAATGCCTACTGGGAGGCGCTGATGTTTGACCTGCCGGGGCTTGGCCCCCACGATCGCTGGCACCGCATTGTTGATACCGCCGTGCCGCCCCCCCGCGACTTTTGCTACCCCGAGGAAGCCCCGGTGTTTGAAAGCGATCGCTACCCGGTGGGGCCACGATCGACCGTAGTGCTCATGAGCCGGCCGCAGGGCTAG
- the recF gene encoding DNA replication/repair protein RecF (All proteins in this family for which functions are known are DNA-binding proteins that assist the filamentation of RecA onto DNA for the initiation of recombination or recombinational repair.): protein MYLTHLSLRHFRNYGEQQIDFAAPKTILVGENAQGKSNLLEAVELLATLKSHRTSRDRDLVQQDQPMAQITASVRKELGIADLSLVLRQAGRRTAVLNGEKLRRQLDFLGALNAVQFSSLDLDLVRGGPGGRRDWLDTLLIQLEPVYAHILSQYNQVLKQRNALIKKSFGDDDGEPAPALDATEFALWDAQLAALGTRVIRRRARAIDRLAPIAHQWHQAISGQREDLRMHYQPNVPMTEDDPQVIQASFLEKIKLRAIAEQHQRTTLVGPHRDDIEFTINDTPSRQYGSQGQQRTLVLALKLAELHLIDEVVGEPPLLLLDDVLAELDLNRQNQLLEAIQDRFQTIITTTHLGAFGSQWMTSSQILTVKAGRIEGN, encoded by the coding sequence TTGTACCTCACCCATTTATCGCTCAGGCACTTTCGCAACTACGGCGAGCAGCAGATTGACTTTGCCGCTCCCAAGACCATTTTGGTGGGGGAAAATGCCCAGGGTAAGTCGAATCTGCTAGAGGCGGTGGAGCTGTTGGCGACGCTGAAGTCGCACCGCACCAGCCGCGATCGCGACCTAGTGCAGCAAGACCAGCCCATGGCCCAAATCACCGCTTCGGTGCGCAAAGAGTTGGGCATAGCCGACCTCTCACTGGTGTTGCGCCAAGCGGGACGGCGCACGGCCGTTCTTAACGGCGAAAAGCTGCGGCGACAGCTCGACTTTCTCGGCGCCCTCAACGCGGTGCAGTTCTCTAGCCTCGATCTCGACCTGGTGCGGGGCGGGCCGGGCGGGCGGCGCGATTGGCTCGACACGCTGCTGATCCAGCTAGAGCCGGTCTATGCCCACATTCTCAGCCAGTACAACCAGGTGCTCAAGCAGCGCAACGCCCTGATCAAAAAATCCTTTGGCGATGACGACGGCGAGCCTGCCCCGGCCTTAGACGCCACCGAGTTTGCCTTGTGGGATGCCCAGCTAGCGGCCCTGGGCACGCGGGTGATTCGGCGTCGGGCCAGGGCGATCGATCGCCTCGCCCCGATTGCCCACCAGTGGCACCAGGCGATCAGCGGCCAGCGAGAAGACCTGCGCATGCACTACCAGCCCAATGTGCCAATGACAGAGGATGACCCGCAGGTGATTCAGGCCAGCTTTTTGGAGAAGATTAAGTTGAGGGCGATCGCAGAACAGCACCAGCGCACCACTCTGGTTGGTCCCCACCGCGACGACATTGAGTTCACCATCAATGACACCCCCAGCCGGCAGTACGGATCCCAGGGCCAGCAGCGCACCCTGGTGCTGGCGCTCAAGCTGGCGGAGCTACATTTGATCGACGAGGTTGTTGGCGAACCACCTCTTCTGCTGCTCGATGATGTGCTGGCCGAGCTGGATCTCAACCGCCAAAACCAGCTTTTAGAAGCCATTCAAGACCGCTTTCAAACCATCATCACCACCACCCACCTGGGGGCTTTCGGCAGCCAGTGGATGACCTCATCGCAAATTTTGACGGTGAAGGCGGGGCGGATTGAGGGCAACTAA
- a CDS encoding reverse transcriptase domain-containing protein, with amino-acid sequence MLFFPDEELLRFFTPERIKAEFIKYELTKTDRITKKIDIPTGADGISYKAFKEDIEFRSNNIARRISNNTYQFYPYREIKIPKPDGGERVLSIASIRDVLVQRLLYEATYRHLERLFNKTLELNLASFAYRKGKSAPLAAKLIHRHIERGFCYALDADIVKFFDNISHDKLTAKVQDSFGLNTMTTSLLERFFKTNGTSLKLKTPGRRRGNCHHRKPGVRSRRIGIPQGGVLSGMLANLYLHDFDKYIVEDLSKQYELKYVRYADDFIVLLRRGELLVDVHAIIGEKLSKLELELHKEPKTKHVYIQNKYLNFVGFAFSTDCIEIQDKNVQKFKERISAKLFQESSYETGSNTLYRFKFLIKNVINRKVLGCGAELCNLCGGVNGDRARSWIGFFSVTTNVQQLYELDKWIRQSVSVYFYRKYGLRLKRSDFRNARLASLSQEFFRLKGVKKCECINSAEVI; translated from the coding sequence ATGTTATTTTTCCCTGATGAAGAGCTTTTGCGATTTTTCACTCCTGAGAGAATTAAGGCTGAATTTATAAAATATGAGTTGACTAAGACTGATAGGATTACAAAAAAAATTGACATTCCTACTGGTGCTGATGGTATTTCGTATAAAGCATTTAAAGAAGATATTGAGTTTCGTTCTAACAATATTGCCAGGCGTATAAGCAATAATACATACCAATTCTATCCATATAGAGAAATCAAGATACCTAAACCTGATGGTGGCGAGCGTGTTTTATCGATTGCTTCGATAAGAGATGTGCTTGTTCAAAGGTTACTCTATGAAGCTACATACAGGCATCTTGAGCGTTTATTCAACAAAACTTTGGAGCTCAATCTCGCTTCATTTGCTTACAGGAAAGGTAAGTCAGCTCCCCTTGCTGCAAAATTAATACACCGGCATATAGAACGTGGATTTTGTTATGCCTTGGATGCAGATATTGTTAAATTTTTTGACAATATATCGCATGATAAGTTAACGGCAAAAGTCCAAGACTCTTTTGGACTTAACACAATGACGACAAGTCTTTTGGAAAGGTTCTTTAAAACTAATGGGACTTCTTTAAAGTTGAAAACTCCAGGAAGGAGGCGAGGAAATTGTCACCATAGAAAGCCAGGGGTTAGGAGCAGAAGAATTGGCATTCCTCAAGGAGGCGTCTTGTCTGGAATGCTGGCAAATCTTTACTTGCACGATTTCGACAAGTATATCGTTGAGGATCTGTCTAAACAATACGAACTTAAATATGTAAGATATGCAGATGATTTTATTGTGCTTTTACGGCGAGGTGAGCTGCTTGTAGATGTTCATGCGATCATAGGTGAGAAGCTTTCAAAGTTGGAACTGGAACTACATAAAGAGCCTAAGACTAAGCACGTTTATATTCAAAACAAGTATTTAAACTTTGTGGGTTTTGCTTTTTCTACTGATTGTATCGAGATTCAAGATAAAAACGTTCAAAAATTTAAAGAAAGAATCTCTGCTAAGCTTTTTCAAGAGTCAAGCTACGAGACTGGGAGTAATACGCTTTATAGGTTTAAGTTCCTTATCAAGAACGTCATCAATCGAAAGGTGCTTGGGTGTGGTGCAGAACTCTGTAACTTGTGTGGAGGTGTGAATGGTGATCGCGCAAGAAGTTGGATTGGATTTTTCTCGGTCACGACAAACGTTCAGCAGTTGTATGAATTAGACAAGTGGATTCGTCAGTCGGTAAGTGTCTATTTTTACAGAAAGTATGGCCTTAGATTGAAGCGCTCTGATTTCAGGAATGCACGACTAGCTAGCTTGAGTCAGGAATTCTTTCGTCTTAAAGGAGTTAAGAAATGTGAGTGTATCAATTCTGCTGAAGTCATCTGA
- a CDS encoding ChaB family protein — MPYENVEALPQDTQSLPQEAKQIFMAAFNAASSDGFSEDGARDVAWSSVKNTFAQDSNGEWYFRAEDRDSRSSTGTMPGN; from the coding sequence ATGCCCTACGAAAATGTAGAAGCTTTGCCCCAAGATACTCAGTCGCTGCCCCAAGAGGCTAAGCAAATTTTTATGGCAGCTTTTAATGCTGCTTCGAGCGACGGTTTTAGCGAAGACGGTGCCCGCGATGTGGCTTGGAGCTCGGTGAAAAACACCTTTGCCCAAGATAGCAATGGCGAGTGGTACTTCAGAGCTGAAGACCGTGATTCCAGAAGCAGCACAGGTACCATGCCTGGTAACTAG
- a CDS encoding XdhC family protein has protein sequence MVNCFQQLAQALAYGPTVLATVTSVRGSVPREVGAKLVVDVNGQAFNTIGGGAGEAKVLRQAKEVLQTGHKQFVDIDLSGTPQGQTQGICGGHMRVWLERWQGEAAKFLVQTILHQLHQGQSVTLVTPLDGVHDPYLADEPVSVDAAIAFVETLEPPPTLLIVGAGHVGIQLAKVAALIGFQIVVQDDRPEWANPEHYPQASQILTGEVEGAIAALAAHQNLYAALVTRGYTYDLDALQQLLQRLIPCRYIGMIGSEKRVRQVYGAIAQAGIAKERLANIYGPIGLDIGALTPEEIAVSISAELILVQRGGTGRSLSEGLR, from the coding sequence ATGGTGAACTGCTTTCAACAACTGGCGCAGGCTCTCGCCTATGGCCCGACGGTTCTTGCCACCGTTACCAGCGTGAGGGGTTCCGTTCCTCGCGAGGTGGGAGCCAAGTTAGTCGTTGATGTTAATGGCCAAGCCTTCAACACCATTGGCGGCGGTGCCGGAGAAGCTAAGGTGCTGCGCCAGGCTAAGGAAGTGCTGCAAACCGGCCACAAGCAGTTTGTAGACATTGACCTTTCTGGCACTCCCCAGGGACAGACCCAGGGGATTTGTGGGGGTCACATGCGGGTGTGGCTTGAACGATGGCAGGGGGAAGCGGCGAAATTTCTAGTTCAAACGATTTTGCACCAGCTCCATCAGGGGCAGTCGGTAACGCTGGTGACACCTTTAGATGGAGTTCACGATCCGTACCTGGCAGATGAACCTGTTTCAGTAGACGCGGCGATCGCCTTTGTAGAAACCCTCGAACCGCCGCCCACGCTGCTGATTGTCGGAGCGGGTCATGTCGGCATTCAACTCGCTAAAGTCGCTGCTCTGATCGGCTTCCAAATAGTTGTGCAGGACGATCGCCCCGAGTGGGCTAACCCAGAGCACTATCCCCAGGCCAGCCAGATTTTGACGGGGGAGGTTGAGGGGGCGATCGCCGCCCTCGCTGCCCACCAAAACCTTTACGCTGCCCTGGTTACACGCGGCTACACCTACGATCTCGACGCTTTGCAGCAGTTGCTTCAGCGTCTCATTCCCTGTCGTTATATCGGCATGATCGGCAGCGAAAAACGGGTGCGCCAAGTCTATGGGGCGATCGCCCAGGCAGGCATTGCTAAAGAAAGGTTAGCCAATATCTACGGCCCCATCGGGCTAGATATTGGGGCGCTCACTCCAGAAGAAATTGCGGTCAGCATTAGCGCTGAGCTAATTTTGGTGCAGCGGGGAGGCACGGGGCGATCGCTTTCTGAAGGGTTACGCTAA
- the xdhB gene encoding xanthine dehydrogenase molybdopterin binding subunit: MSPVGKPKSHESAVAHVSGTAVYTDDQREPAGMLSLYPVLSPHARARITKLDVAPALAVAGCITVLTAADVPGENNTGVIIHDEVLLPTDEISYYGQVVAWAVGEDEAAAREGAAKIVVEYEPLPAIKTVKEAIAANSYHNDPQIIRRGDPDVALAEAEHTFTGEIEIGGQDHFYLETQVSWAIPDGEGNLQLYTSTQHPTETQEIVARILGLPKNRVVCTCLRMGGGFGGKESQSNPFAAAAALATYKTGRPARCRLRRHHDMLITGKRHGFLSQYEVGFNSDGTITAMKAVLTADGGWSLDLSPPVLGRAMLHVDNAYYVPNLVIEGHIAKTNRVSNTAYRGFGGPQGMIAIEEVCDRIARTLNLPPDVVRERNFYHGEGDTNRTHYDQDIVDNRIARVWQEAKAGADYMVRRAAIAAFNETSPYKKRGLAITPVKFGISFNNVQYNQAGALVLIYTDGSIQLNHGGTEMGQGLHTKMIQIAAKALGVKVDRLRMMHTSTDKVPNTSATAASSGSDLNGQAVKNACEILRDRLAAVAVHMLNLDAPEDMVFEDDWIYCRTYPSARITFDEVVKQAYSERISLSATGFYRTPNIFWDAKLSKGRPFYYFAYGAAVSEVEVDGFTGTFKLRQVDIVHDVGESLNPLVDRGQIEGAFVQGMGWLTMEELVWDGEGRLRTFAPSTYKIPTISEVPEQFTVHLLERAAQDGVIYGSKAVGEPPFMLAMSVREAIRAAVAAFGNADYVPLALPATPEATLWAIEAVKAMVRQGQPVEVVS, translated from the coding sequence ATGAGCCCAGTTGGCAAGCCCAAAAGTCATGAAAGCGCCGTGGCTCACGTCAGCGGCACGGCCGTCTACACCGACGACCAGCGCGAACCGGCGGGAATGCTGTCGCTGTATCCGGTGCTCTCACCCCACGCGCGGGCGAGAATCACCAAGCTAGATGTGGCCCCAGCGCTAGCGGTGGCGGGCTGCATTACCGTGCTCACTGCCGCTGACGTGCCGGGAGAAAACAACACTGGCGTCATCATCCACGACGAAGTGCTGCTGCCAACTGACGAAATTAGCTACTACGGCCAGGTCGTAGCCTGGGCCGTGGGTGAAGACGAAGCAGCCGCCAGGGAAGGGGCAGCCAAAATTGTGGTGGAGTACGAGCCGCTGCCGGCGATCAAGACGGTGAAAGAGGCGATCGCAGCCAACAGCTACCACAACGATCCCCAAATCATTCGCCGAGGTGACCCCGATGTGGCCCTGGCCGAGGCCGAGCATACCTTTACGGGCGAAATTGAAATCGGCGGCCAAGACCACTTCTACCTTGAGACCCAGGTCAGCTGGGCCATTCCCGATGGCGAAGGCAACCTTCAGCTCTACACCTCGACCCAACACCCGACCGAAACCCAGGAGATCGTCGCCCGTATTCTCGGCCTACCCAAAAACCGGGTGGTCTGCACCTGCCTGCGCATGGGCGGTGGCTTTGGCGGCAAAGAATCCCAGTCGAACCCCTTTGCCGCGGCAGCCGCCCTAGCTACCTACAAAACCGGCCGACCCGCCCGCTGCCGCCTGCGCCGCCACCACGACATGCTGATCACCGGTAAGCGCCACGGTTTTCTAAGCCAGTATGAGGTGGGCTTTAACAGCGACGGCACGATTACCGCTATGAAAGCAGTGCTGACCGCCGATGGCGGCTGGAGCCTAGATTTGTCGCCTCCGGTGCTGGGGCGGGCCATGCTGCACGTGGATAACGCTTACTACGTGCCCAACCTAGTGATTGAAGGGCACATCGCCAAAACCAATCGGGTGTCGAACACCGCCTATCGCGGCTTCGGCGGCCCCCAAGGCATGATCGCGATCGAGGAAGTGTGCGATCGCATTGCCCGCACCCTTAACCTGCCCCCCGACGTGGTGCGCGAGCGCAACTTCTACCACGGTGAGGGCGACACCAACCGCACCCACTACGACCAAGACATCGTTGACAACCGCATCGCTCGCGTTTGGCAAGAGGCCAAGGCCGGGGCTGACTATATGGTGCGGCGGGCGGCGATCGCCGCCTTTAACGAAACCAGCCCCTACAAAAAGCGCGGGCTGGCTATCACCCCAGTCAAGTTCGGCATTTCCTTCAACAACGTGCAGTACAACCAGGCGGGGGCGCTGGTGCTGATCTACACCGACGGCAGCATTCAGCTCAACCACGGCGGCACCGAAATGGGGCAGGGGCTGCACACCAAAATGATTCAGATCGCCGCCAAGGCTTTAGGGGTGAAGGTCGATCGCCTGCGCATGATGCACACCAGCACCGACAAGGTGCCCAATACCTCGGCCACGGCTGCCTCTAGCGGATCAGACTTGAATGGCCAAGCGGTGAAGAATGCCTGTGAGATTTTGCGCGATCGCCTCGCTGCCGTCGCCGTGCACATGCTGAATCTCGATGCCCCCGAAGACATGGTCTTTGAGGACGACTGGATCTACTGCCGCACCTACCCCAGCGCCCGCATCACCTTCGATGAAGTGGTGAAGCAGGCCTACAGCGAACGCATCAGCCTCTCCGCCACCGGCTTTTACCGGACCCCCAACATCTTTTGGGATGCAAAGCTCAGTAAAGGTCGCCCCTTCTACTACTTCGCCTACGGTGCCGCCGTTTCTGAGGTCGAAGTTGATGGCTTCACCGGCACCTTTAAGCTGCGCCAGGTTGACATCGTTCACGACGTGGGTGAATCCCTCAATCCTTTGGTAGATAGAGGCCAGATCGAAGGGGCCTTTGTGCAGGGCATGGGCTGGCTCACCATGGAAGAGCTGGTATGGGACGGCGAAGGCCGCCTGCGCACCTTTGCTCCCAGCACCTATAAAATTCCCACCATCAGCGAAGTGCCTGAGCAGTTCACCGTGCACCTACTCGAGCGCGCCGCCCAGGATGGCGTGATCTACGGCAGCAAGGCCGTGGGCGAACCGCCGTTTATGCTGGCCATGTCGGTGCGAGAGGCGATTCGCGCCGCGGTGGCCGCCTTTGGAAATGCTGACTATGTGCCTCTGGCGCTACCAGCGACCCCGGAAGCAACGTTGTGGGCGATCGAGGCGGTGAAAGCAATGGTGAGGCAGGGGCAACCTGTGGAAGTTGTATCGTAA
- the xdhA gene encoding xanthine dehydrogenase small subunit, translated as MTQQLDIQLSFTVNGEPVSVKDVSPAMTLLEYLRLGGRAGTKEGCGDGDCGACTVALIGEGANGQPQYQAVNSCLIPLGAVVGRQVLTADGITQCQIPKNAFVKEPVTADQLHPVQAAMVETGGSQCGYCTPGFIMSLFAAYYDGTPNDLSVEGNLCRCTGYIPIRRAAQMVADATVQDQFSERLVSASTELMPLAYTTQNNGHSEQFYRPTQLSEVLDLLQQYPDATLVAGATDLGLEMSWHRQHYPVLISLESIAELKQIHQTEDHVEIGAAVPLSHIEANLHGIFPSLDEMIHWFAARQVRNRATLGGNIGTASPIGDLPPVLLSLDATLKLAGSGGERTLPLANFFIGYRQTELRPGEVIVSVQIPKAPTNGTDRRLSQSYKIGKRGTDDISIVAAAFVVDVDSSNQILHARLGYGGVAATPARAIAAEDFLVGKPWTADTIQAVKPILQEAFTPLTDLRGSAEYRQRLVVNLFEKFFVEFS; from the coding sequence GTGACTCAACAACTCGACATTCAACTCAGTTTTACGGTCAATGGAGAGCCTGTCTCTGTTAAAGACGTTTCGCCCGCGATGACATTGCTGGAGTATCTGCGCCTGGGCGGGCGAGCAGGCACCAAAGAAGGCTGCGGCGACGGCGACTGCGGGGCCTGCACCGTAGCCCTGATTGGCGAAGGAGCCAACGGCCAACCCCAATATCAAGCGGTGAATAGCTGCCTGATTCCCCTAGGGGCGGTGGTGGGGCGGCAGGTCTTAACCGCCGACGGCATTACCCAATGCCAAATTCCTAAAAATGCCTTTGTTAAGGAGCCCGTCACCGCCGACCAGCTTCACCCTGTGCAGGCCGCCATGGTCGAAACGGGCGGCTCTCAGTGCGGCTACTGCACCCCCGGCTTCATCATGAGCCTGTTTGCCGCCTACTACGACGGCACCCCTAACGATCTCTCAGTGGAGGGCAACCTCTGCCGATGTACGGGCTACATCCCCATTCGTCGCGCTGCCCAAATGGTGGCCGATGCCACCGTTCAAGACCAATTCTCAGAACGGCTGGTCTCTGCCTCGACAGAACTGATGCCCCTAGCCTACACCACCCAAAACAATGGCCACAGCGAGCAGTTCTACCGTCCCACTCAGCTATCAGAGGTGTTGGACTTGTTGCAGCAGTACCCCGATGCCACCTTGGTCGCTGGGGCCACAGACCTGGGCCTGGAGATGAGCTGGCATCGGCAGCACTACCCCGTGTTGATCTCCTTGGAATCGATCGCCGAATTGAAGCAGATCCACCAAACCGAGGACCATGTTGAAATCGGCGCGGCGGTGCCCCTCAGCCACATCGAGGCCAACCTGCACGGCATCTTCCCCAGCTTGGATGAGATGATCCACTGGTTTGCTGCTCGCCAGGTGCGCAACCGGGCCACTCTGGGAGGTAACATCGGCACCGCTTCCCCGATTGGCGACCTGCCTCCAGTTCTCCTGTCGCTGGATGCGACCCTGAAGCTGGCTGGCTCCGGGGGTGAAAGAACACTACCTTTAGCAAACTTCTTCATTGGCTACCGCCAAACCGAATTGCGGCCTGGTGAAGTGATTGTCTCCGTCCAAATTCCAAAAGCCCCGACAAACGGTACCGATCGCCGCCTGAGCCAGTCTTACAAAATTGGCAAGCGCGGCACCGACGACATCAGCATTGTGGCAGCGGCTTTTGTGGTGGATGTGGATAGTAGCAATCAAATTCTCCATGCGCGGTTGGGCTATGGCGGGGTGGCGGCGACTCCGGCCAGGGCGATCGCAGCCGAAGACTTCCTTGTGGGTAAACCCTGGACTGCTGACACCATTCAAGCCGTGAAACCTATTCTTCAAGAAGCGTTTACGCCCCTCACTGACCTGCGGGGCAGCGCCGAGTACCGCCAGCGCCTGGTGGTGAATTTGTTCGAGAAGTTCTTTGTGGAGTTTTCGTAG
- a CDS encoding HD domain-containing protein, which yields MTSSALASAPATTALLEALHFSATKHSDQRRKDKEASPYINHPIRVAQLLASEGGVTDLVTLQAAILHDTVEDTDTTPEEIERHFGPEVRRVVEEVTDDKTLPKAERKQQQVEHAPHLSPQAKQLKIADKAANVQNITTSPPDGWSLERKREYLDWADRVVAGCRGCNPALEAVYDEIVAQGRQALAAVVA from the coding sequence ATGACTTCATCTGCTTTGGCTTCCGCCCCTGCTACTACTGCTCTGCTAGAGGCTCTGCACTTCTCAGCTACCAAACACAGCGACCAGCGCCGCAAAGATAAAGAAGCTTCGCCCTACATCAACCACCCCATTCGGGTCGCGCAACTCTTAGCTAGCGAAGGCGGCGTGACCGATTTGGTGACCTTACAGGCCGCCATTCTCCACGACACGGTAGAAGATACCGACACCACTCCAGAGGAGATCGAGCGCCACTTTGGCCCCGAGGTGCGGCGAGTGGTGGAAGAAGTCACTGACGATAAAACTTTGCCCAAGGCAGAGCGCAAACAACAGCAAGTGGAGCACGCCCCCCACCTGTCGCCCCAGGCGAAGCAGCTTAAAATCGCCGACAAAGCCGCCAATGTGCAAAACATTACCACCTCGCCCCCCGACGGCTGGTCGCTAGAGCGAAAGCGCGAATATTTAGACTGGGCTGATCGAGTCGTGGCCGGGTGCCGAGGCTGCAATCCAGCTCTAGAAGCAGTTTATGACGAGATCGTTGCCCAGGGACGACAGGCGCTGGCAGCGGTAGTTGCGTAG